The genomic window TAAAATCGCTGAACATCCCTTGACTTGGCGAATTAATGGGTTCTGTATCTCTTGGTTGACACTGTTACTCATGTCACCAGTTCCGTTTACTAATCCCATTCCTACCGTTGGCATTTTACTGTTGGCAGTAGCTACTATTGAATCCGATGGGTTACTGATTTGCGTGAGTTATGGCATCACTATTTTAATTACCATACTATTTGGATTTATTTGTTATGCCTTGTGGTTAGCACCTAGTTGGCTACCATTTTTATTACCAAAATAAAAGCCCCCAGCCAAAGACCGAGGGGCTTGCTTTTAATTAAGGTGCATCTACTGATTTAATATCCATCTGGTTGTTTGCAGTATCGGGAAAAAATGCTGACAATCGAGAAATATTACTTATTTTGATCGAAATCTACTCATAAAATATTCTTACTTTAAGGGGATTTTCGCTTTTTGAAATACCTGTTCAGCTGTAAATTGCAATTCTGGTAATAAAGAATCTTTAATTAGTTCATCTCCCATATAAGTCTTTGGTGCTGCATCTGGATAAAAAACAGTAATGCTTCTGGCTTTGCTGTCTAAGACCCACACTCGCAGCACATTGGCATTTAGATAGTGTTGCGCTTTAGCCGCCATTTTTCCAAAGGTTTGTCCAGGAGAGATAATTTCAATCACTAAATCAGGAGGTACAGGACAAGCTTCATCTTCGTTCCAGTCAGCAGGTAAACGTTCATGAGAAATGTAGACAATATCAGGTACTGGAATCCAATCTATTCCCTGCTTTTTTAATAAAACAGCCCATTCAGGACAAACGATTCCCTTTTCCTGAGTTAATTCCTCAATTAAAGAGAGAATGACGTGAGTAAGCTTGGCATGAAAAAACTTTGGAGACATTTTAGGAATTGATTTACCATCAACGAGTTCGTAGGTGGTATCTCCCTCACCTGGGGGGAGATTTAAGAACTCTTGTAAGGTCAATTGATTGTCAGCTTGGAGAAGCATAGCAAAAACCAGAGGGCGGCTAATTTTAATTTTAATGTGGTAATCTACGTTGCCTCTAAAACTTGGCGAATGATCTCTGTTGGTACTTCGTCGGTAATTGTGACTACACCTAGCTGGGTGGGTAGAATAAACCGCACTTTACCATTTTTAACTTTTTTATCTAGTTGCAGTGCATCAATAATACCTTCAATATCTAAACCTTCTGGTAACTTTGTCGGTAAGCCTGCTTTTTGAATCAGGGCATTTTGACGTTCTGTGTCTTCCTGTTGCCACATTCCCAATTTCACAGCAATTTGTCCGGCTGCTATCATGCCAATAGCGACAGCTTCACCGTGATTGACTAACCGATAACCAGTCAAGCTTTCTACAGCGTGACCAATGGTGTGTCCATAGTTAAGAATTGCCCGTAGTCCGCCTTCTTTTTCATCTTTGCCCACAACTTCGGCTTTAGCTTGACACGAACGGGTGAGAATAGCATTGATTAATTCTGGTTTGATGTAGCGCAATTGATTGAGGTGTTTACTGGCTTCCATTTGGGCAAATAACTCCGCATCCCAAATTACACCGTACTTAATTACTTCTGCCATCCCTGCCCGAAATTCTCGCATGGGAAGGGTTTTTAGCACATCTGGGTCAACTAATACTAAACGTGGCTGATGGAATGCCCCAATCAAGTTTTTGCCGTGGGGATGATTTACGCCTGTTTTACCACCAATTGCCGAATCTACCATTGCTAGGAGGGTTGTAGGCACTTGTACAACGTTAATTCCTCGTAGCCAACTAGCAGCAGCAAAGCCAGTCATATCACCAATTACGCCTCCCCCCAAAGCTACCATCGTAGAGGAACGTTCTAGGCGATTTTCTAGGGCGATATCATAGAGTTTTTGAATAGAATTGAGGGTTTTGTAGCGTTCTCCGGCTGGTAGGCAATAGCTAGCCACTTGAAACCCAGCAGATTCTAGAGAATTTATGGCTCTTTCACCATAATGCTTAAATATAGTGGGATTAGAAACCAGCAATACTTTTTTGCCTAGTTTCAAATCAGACATCTGTTGACCAAGTTGTTCTAAACTTCCAGATGCGATCGCAATCTCATAAGACTGCTGTGGTAGATTTACATTAATTACAGAAGTCATTACCCAAACCCTAACAAGCACAGTGGGCTGTATTTTACCGCATTTTGGAAGAGTGCTGAGTTGTGGCTTGTGACTTGTGTCAACTCCAGATTTTGGTTAAATCCAATACAAACCCAGGTAAAACATCCTCCCCTGACAAACTCACAGGATGATTTAGCACTTCCACATCTTGACCTGGGCGATAAATTTCTACCTGTTGATTTTTGCGATCGATTAACCAACCTAAACGCGCACCATTATCTATGTATTCTCTCATCTTGGCGCGTAACTTTTCTATAGAATCATTTTTAGACCGTAGTTCTAACACGAAGTCAGGACAGATGGGGGCAAAGGTTTCCTGCTGTTCTATACTGAGAGCATCCCATCTGTCTTGACGTATCCATGCAGCATCAGGAGAGCGATCGCTATCATTAGGTAGATGAAAACCACTTGAAGAGTCAAATGCTACACCTAATTTAGTCTGGCGATTCCACAACCACAGTTGTCCAGCAATATCCAAGTTTCTGTATCCTGTATCGCTGCCGGTTGGCGGCATAACAATTAACTCTCCCGTAGCAGTTCGTTCTAATTGTAAATCTCTGTTAGCCAGTGCTAACTGCACAAACTGCTCATGCGAGACTGTCAGTGTCAGCGTAGGTGGAATATTAACCGCAAGGGTTGGGGATAAGTTAGTTTTTGTCATTTGAGGGTAGGAAGCAGTGGTTTGACAAGCTCACCAACCAGGCAGGAGGGAATATAGTTTTAGTGTAGTTTATCTTCCTTCTAAAATCGTTTCTCCTTCGGAGACGCTCCGCGAATGTGCCGCTTCCCTCTCAGGTCTAAAGACCCTGATTTTCCCTCATCCCGCGAAGTCTTATGATTCAATATAGTTAGTGAAGTATTGTGGAGAAACATAAATGTTAGCAGTAGTATCTTATATCCTCTTCTTGGCTTTGTTCATGGGCATAGCTGTGGGAATGCTGTTCGGTCTGCGTTCTGCGAAGATTCTTTAAGAATTAAGGGTATAGGGGTATAGGGGTATAGGGGTGTAGGGGTATAGGGGAAAGAACAAATATAAAGAATTTCTCCATTACACCTTTACACCCTTACACCCTTACACCCTTACACCCTTACACCCTTACACCCCTATTTGACTAGCTACCCGATTTGCTCTTTGGGACGGGGGACGCATTTCTAAGCCGAATAAATTCAGCATTTCTTGGTCTGCATCGTAGTCTGGACAGGGGGTAGTGACTGTTAACATCTTGTTGTCGTCGCTGGAAAAGATGGAGTTAGCCCCCGCCATGAAGCAGAAGGCTTGTTCTACTTGAGACAGTCTCGCCCTACCAGCACTTAAGCGCACGTCGGAAGTTGGCATAACTATCCGGGCTGTGGCTATCATCCTGACAATATCCCAAATGGGGACATCTGGTTGGTTTTCTAAGGGCGTACCTGCTACTTGGGAGAGAATATTAATTGGTACTGATTCTGGATGAGGATGGAGGTTAGCCAGGGTGTGTAACATGGAAACACGATCCTCGACGGTTTCGCCTAAACCAAGGATACCGCCGGAACATACGGTAACATTGGTTTGCCGGACATTTTCGATGGTATTTAGGCGATCGCTATAAGTTCTACTAGTGATAATTGTGCTGTAATATTCTTCAGAAGTATCTAAGTTATGGTTGTAAGCATACAGTCCAGCTGTTTCTAATCGTTTGGCTTGGTTTGCTGTTAGCATCCCCAAGGTACAGCACACTTCTAAACCCATGTCAGTGACATCTTTGACCATATCTAGGACTTGATCAAATTGAGAATTGTCGCGCACTTCCCGCCATGCTGCACCCATGCACACACGACTAACACCTTTTTCTTTAGCATTTTGGGCGATGTTAAGGACTGTTTCTTTATCTAACAGTGCTTGGGGTTTGACTTCGGTTTGATAACGGGAAGATTGGGCGCAGTAGCTACAATCTTCTGGACACCCACCGGTTTTAATGGATATCAGCTTACAGACTTGGATTTGTTTGGGGTTGTGATATTGACGATGAACGCTAGCAGCTTGATAAATTAGCTCTAGCAATGGTGTATTATAGATTTCCCGAATCTCTACTTCTTGCCAATCGTAGCGTATTCCCGACATTAGCATCCTTCTTCTCGACTGGATTGATTAACAGCTGTCTTCTTGTTATATCCCCTAACGGACATCTTTTGGAGTAAGGGATGGGCTACAGCAATCGCCAGCAATATCCATAGCCAAGATTTGAGATATTTGATCAACCAGAATAAGGAATGCCGAGAAAATTTCTGTAACCTCAGTGACAATATATCTTAAATTTTGTAACCAAATATGAAATCAGAACTACCCATAATTACCAGCGATCGCCTACTATTGCGAATAGGTATTCAAGAAGATATACCCAAAATTCTCAATTATTTTATAGAAAATAAAGATTTTCTCACCCCATTTTATCCTACTTGGGCAGATCATTTCTTCACAGACGAATATTGGGAATATCAACTAGAAAATAACTTTTTAGAGTTTATTCACGACCAGTCTTTAAAACTATTTCTTTTTCCCAAAAAACAACCCACAGAAGTTATTGGCACTATCAACTTTAATAATTTTATCAGGGGTGCTGCCCATTTTTGCCATGTGGGTTATAGTCTAGCAGAGACTGCCCAGGGTCAGGGTTATATGACCGAAGGATTACGGGCATCAACTGACTATATTTTTCAAGAATTCAATTTTCACCGCATCATGGCGAACTATATGCCCCACAATCAGCGCAGTGGAAACGTTCTAAAAAGACTAGGCTTTATTGTAGAAGGTTATGCCAGAGACTATTTATTAATTAACGGTACGTGGCAAGACCATATTTTGACTAGTCTAATCAATCCTTACTGGCAACCAAATGAGTATTAAAGCAATTCGCAATTACGAATTACGAATTGCAAATTTATTAATGGTCTGTTTTATCTGGACGACCGTTATTTAAAGGTTTTTTTCTACTTTTGTTTGTTTGAGTTACTTTTTTATTGGATGGTTGCTTGGGATTAGGTTGTTGGCTAGACATAGGTAGAATAGTGTAATTTATGACAAGTTTATCTACATCTAGGATACGATTGTTTCCAGAAGATTGTCAAAAATTTTACACAATAAAATAGAGACGTAAACTTAATTACGTCTCTAAATTGAAGAAAACCCATTACCGTAAATCTTGTTTAGTTGGAGAAGATTGAGGAAGATACTCAAACCGTTGATTAACTTTCTATGGAAGAACTACAACAGAGTTACTGAGGTTTCCAGAAATCAAAATAATTGATTTAAAATTTTATATCAAGCGAAGGAAGAAAAATCTAAATTGGGCGGTATATCTTGAATACGTCCTGGCCCGATCGCCTGCAATGCTTCTCTTAAAGAAATATCACCAGTATACAAGGCACGCCC from Nostoc sp. UHCC 0870 includes these protein-coding regions:
- a CDS encoding Uma2 family endonuclease — translated: MLLQADNQLTLQEFLNLPPGEGDTTYELVDGKSIPKMSPKFFHAKLTHVILSLIEELTQEKGIVCPEWAVLLKKQGIDWIPVPDIVYISHERLPADWNEDEACPVPPDLVIEIISPGQTFGKMAAKAQHYLNANVLRVWVLDSKARSITVFYPDAAPKTYMGDELIKDSLLPELQFTAEQVFQKAKIPLK
- the aroB gene encoding 3-dehydroquinate synthase, whose product is MTSVINVNLPQQSYEIAIASGSLEQLGQQMSDLKLGKKVLLVSNPTIFKHYGERAINSLESAGFQVASYCLPAGERYKTLNSIQKLYDIALENRLERSSTMVALGGGVIGDMTGFAAASWLRGINVVQVPTTLLAMVDSAIGGKTGVNHPHGKNLIGAFHQPRLVLVDPDVLKTLPMREFRAGMAEVIKYGVIWDAELFAQMEASKHLNQLRYIKPELINAILTRSCQAKAEVVGKDEKEGGLRAILNYGHTIGHAVESLTGYRLVNHGEAVAIGMIAAGQIAVKLGMWQQEDTERQNALIQKAGLPTKLPEGLDIEGIIDALQLDKKVKNGKVRFILPTQLGVVTITDEVPTEIIRQVLEAT
- a CDS encoding Uma2 family endonuclease, whose amino-acid sequence is MTKTNLSPTLAVNIPPTLTLTVSHEQFVQLALANRDLQLERTATGELIVMPPTGSDTGYRNLDIAGQLWLWNRQTKLGVAFDSSSGFHLPNDSDRSPDAAWIRQDRWDALSIEQQETFAPICPDFVLELRSKNDSIEKLRAKMREYIDNGARLGWLIDRKNQQVEIYRPGQDVEVLNHPVSLSGEDVLPGFVLDLTKIWS
- the petL gene encoding cytochrome b6-f complex subunit PetL, producing the protein MLAVVSYILFLALFMGIAVGMLFGLRSAKIL
- the bioB gene encoding biotin synthase BioB → MLMSGIRYDWQEVEIREIYNTPLLELIYQAASVHRQYHNPKQIQVCKLISIKTGGCPEDCSYCAQSSRYQTEVKPQALLDKETVLNIAQNAKEKGVSRVCMGAAWREVRDNSQFDQVLDMVKDVTDMGLEVCCTLGMLTANQAKRLETAGLYAYNHNLDTSEEYYSTIITSRTYSDRLNTIENVRQTNVTVCSGGILGLGETVEDRVSMLHTLANLHPHPESVPINILSQVAGTPLENQPDVPIWDIVRMIATARIVMPTSDVRLSAGRARLSQVEQAFCFMAGANSIFSSDDNKMLTVTTPCPDYDADQEMLNLFGLEMRPPSQRANRVASQIGV
- a CDS encoding GNAT family N-acetyltransferase: MKSELPIITSDRLLLRIGIQEDIPKILNYFIENKDFLTPFYPTWADHFFTDEYWEYQLENNFLEFIHDQSLKLFLFPKKQPTEVIGTINFNNFIRGAAHFCHVGYSLAETAQGQGYMTEGLRASTDYIFQEFNFHRIMANYMPHNQRSGNVLKRLGFIVEGYARDYLLINGTWQDHILTSLINPYWQPNEY